A window of Saimiri boliviensis isolate mSaiBol1 chromosome 1, mSaiBol1.pri, whole genome shotgun sequence genomic DNA:
AGGTTCTGTGTATCCAAAATTTCAGAGCAGGTTCTCTCCATGTGCAGACCTGATTTCAAAACCACTCTCACAGTTCAGATTTGTATGACAGCATCTCACTCCTAGGTAGGTAGCAAAAACTTGTATTGGTATGTGCTGCTGCATCAGAAATTACTCcaaaatgaagtgaaataaaagactacaaacatTTATATGTCATATAATTTCTGTGGATCAGGAATTTAGGAGCAGCTTAGCTGGGTATTTCTCACTTAGGAGTCTCTCATAAGGTTTCAGTCAAGAGGTCAGTTACAGTttcagtcatctgaaggcttaaCCAGGGGCTGGAAAATCTGATTCCAAGATGGATCACTCACATGACTGGCAAGTTCTGCTGGTTGTGCACAAGAAGGCCTCAGTTTGTCACTACTTGGACTTCTGTTATAGCTGCTGGAGTGTCCCATACTCCATAACACCAAAGCCAGGGATCAGTACAAGAACTATACCTTCAATGAATTGTCAGGCATAGTAACACAAATAATAGAGGCAGATTCCATGAGGTCAAGTTCTATGAAATATCTTTGACTATACAGTTGGACTTGGAGAAAACAGGGCCAAGCATATACTGTAACACTGCCTAATAGGCAACCTTAAGCAATTAAAACCATTTTCCCTGATTACAACTAACCAAAATGATGCTGCTTTTGCTTTTAAGCACATATCATCCAGAAAACATGTATGAGAAAATAGGGGCAAAGAACCTTCCAACTTTTTAATCAAGCCCACTGCACATGACATGGCACTTGACGTGATGAAACATCTAAATCACAGGCTCCTTAGGAATAGACTGAATGGCCAGATAGGGTTACCAGGAAAATAAGGGTTGAGCTGGGCCTTCAGTGACAAAAAGCTATCCTTGAGAATATCTGGTGACTGTtccaagaaaaggaaactgtAAGTGCTAAACTGCAGTAGGAAAGAGTTTGGCACTTACAGTTTCCTTCAAAGTTTAGCATTTAACAGTTGCCTTAGCattcaaagtatatttaaaaaggtCAGTGTGGTTGCTATGTAGTAAACGGGCTTCCTAGTTTATGTTTTCACTTAGAATTCTTAACAAAGGCCATATATGTGTGAATGTTTATTACAGAATACTGGGTAatagcaaattaaaaatgaaacaacctAAGTAACCATCAATAGGGGCAtggttaaaattaagaaaaaattggtATCAGGAAAAAAAGTAGATTTAGAAATGTTGATAAAGATatacaactttttaaatgaagtgGCAGTATAGTGTTTATAACAAAATCATACTTTTTTGCTTTACAAAACACACATATGTAGTTGATTGTACACCAAATAATACCtgaaatacatatgaaaatgatGAGTAGTTTGCCCTACTGATGTGAGAGTGACGACTTTACTTTTTTAGTAACTTTGGCAACTTTAAGTTTTTCAAGgagtcttatttttatattttaaaatatgaattttttaaaaagttcttacaAACTTGTTCATAAAACCAGAATACTGAAAACTGTAGTCCAACTACAGACCACACTCATAAGCCAAGGGAGCTGTGAGAAAAGTGTCTTTTATGTTAACTTGGGATTTACTTGAAGGGAAATGGATCATCCCAATCTtaaatctttctcttttgaaGCTTATGTATCAGATAATTACTATCCATTACAGAATCTTTTTCATATTAATGTAAAGCTAGCCATAAATTCAATAAATACCACTACAGTAGTAACCTGAGTCAATTCGTTTATGCTGCAGACAAATTTGAAGTAAATTTTGTTTCTGCTGTAACCTAATTTATAAGATttgatttagaaatttttttcccatctgaATTTGGTTGAAAATTATCTCTAAAATTTCTTAATCAATTACATTTAGAATAGCTGTTTCCCTATAAACACTTTTTCTACCATTTCAGTCACTCTTTAATTATTTAGTATCTGTTATGGTCCATACCCTAATAGGTTGTAATGATGGTAAATTTACTTCTGCTgtttactatgttccaggcattgctctaagtattttatatgatTCAGCAACCAGCAGCCAACAGCCCAATAACCCTATGAGATAGGTAGTACTATTGCCTCCACTttggagatgagaaaattgaggtaaACAGATTGTTAACTGTGCAAGGTCATACAACTAATAGGTAGCTAGGAGGATACAAACCATGCATGACATATCTTGACGTTAAGATTTTGATCTTTCTACTGTTCTTTAGTAAGTTTACTATCACCAATGAAGCAAAGTATCTTAGTGAATTTAAAGCCAAGCAGGAGATATTAACAACAAATAATTTACACTTTAGTTGTAACAGATACTCATCCCAGTAGACCATGGAGTGCATGAGTTTATGGACACTAAATGCTTAGCTCATCACTTCATATCCAGTAGCTAGTAGTCTGGCACAaaaaactatttgttgaataaatgaggaaGGAAAGCACAAAGTCCAAAGCCATAATAAGGCTGCTTAACCTAGATGGAGAAAAAGGTCGGGAAAGCCTTCTTGAAGTGACACTTAGGTTGAGACCTGAGCGTTAAGTAGAACTCAAACAAAGGATAAAGTCATCTAGGTGGAGTGAACAGCTTGTTAAAAGGATCTATGACCCACTAGTGAAAAACAGtaaattccttgaaaaaaatgtaagttcAGAGTGGACTGACCATATACTGAATGAATGTGGTGAGCTGAGGCTGAAAAGGTAAATGGAGCACTGGTAATCTTGTGcatctttttaagaaatataagcCTAGACCTGAGAGTGATGAGATGCCACTGAAAGGTTTAAAGCATGGTAGTAACACAAACAAATATGCCTCAGAAAAATTACATCAGTAGCAGCCAAAACTAAATTGGATAGTAAAGAAGCTACTGCCATTTGCTAGATAATAATAATGGCTTGAATTAGAAAAGTGGCTGTAGGGATGGAGTGAGTAAAGAGCTTCTTAAGTAAAATCAGAAGTaatgagggaaagagagaaatgcaAAGTTATAGCTCTAGTGTCCAGCTTCCACAGTTGGGATGTATAGTGGTGCCATTTATTTTCCCTGAAACCAGGGGAAAAGCAAATTTTCAAGGAAGAAGagttacatttttaactttttttttttttctttgagacagaatctggctgtcacccaggctggagtacagtggtatgatcttggctcactgcaactccacctctcaggttcaagctattctcctgcctcagcctcccgagtagctggagttacagatggccaccaccatgcccagctaatttttaaaatatttttgatagagacaggtttcaccatgttgcacaggcttgtctcaaactcctgacctcaggtgacccaactgcctcagcctcccaaggtgttgagattataaggcatgagccaccacacccagccatttcaAATAGTTAGACTTGAGTTGCCCAAGAGATTTGCAAGTATGTTTCTAGTACAACACCTGGCTAAACTAAACCTGAAGCGCAGAAGTATGAAGATAGGAATTGTAGATTTTAGAGTCCATGTAGAACTCGTAACTGAAACAGGAATACTAAGATCAATATACTACTTTGTTATTGTATCCAGCAATTTTCCTTTCTGTTATTGATGGAACTGCCACCATTGGTGTTGAGATGTTGATAAGAATAAAGTACTTGATAAATGATCCACTGTAAAATCAGATATTGTGGGAGCTTTTCAGGTGTCAATCTTCTAAGTGTAGCAATATACCTAGATTACCAAAACAGGAAATTTCATCACCTAGCATCCTAAACtgtttttttagaaatatatattttttgcaaacCTCAAGAAATAATCCAAAACCTAGATATTGAGGAAAACCTTGCTTAAGTTTCCATATTCTGTGTGAAAATCTGTCATAAAGATGTTTTGGTTAAAAAGACAAATTAGCCTTCTCAAGTCTGCAAAAATGTCAGCATATATAATTGTAGACCTGAGGACtagataactgattttttttttaaaataacatttcaatACTGTGTCCTATCAGACAGAAGTAAAATGGACTttaggctgggtgccgtggctcatgcctgtaaccccaccactttggaaggccaaggtggactgatcacctgaagtcaggagtccaagaccatcttgcccaacatggtaaaaccctgtctctactaaacatacaaaattatctgggcttggtggctactcgggaggctgaggcaggagaactgctttaacctgggaggcagaggctgcagcaagccaagatcgcatcattgcactccagcctgggcaacatgaacagaaagggaaatgaggtggaggaaggtgggaagaagggagggagggaaggaagggaggggaaaagaaaggaagggaaagcaaaggaagaaagaaaaaagtaaaatggactttaaatattttcaaaccaaagCTTCTCATAAACCAACTTGGCAAAAATGAATTGCATACAACTCTGCATCTTTTAAGTTTTACCAGTAACCGTTTTTTCAAAAATAGCTCATGTTGTAAGGATTAGATTATCTTCAGAGCATGAAAAGTTTGGTACCCACTTCCTTTATCAGCATTTTTGATGAAATGACATTGATAAATAACCTCAGCTCTCAGAATATTAAATAAGTATAGGAACTTAActgaagaaaattagaaataaaatcttaatcCAAACCAATGGAATGGTTCATTGGACTGCACCTGATAACCACTGCTTTGTTTCCAACATTTTAAGCAGGTAGATttagtgcttaaaaaaaaaaaaaggcacaaaggcCTTCATCTACAGAAATTACGGTAGTTTAAGAAAGCTCTGTATCTAATGTTTCCCAGCTTTCAAGTAGATCAGGCAGAATTGGAACCTTAATATGATGCAAACTTGACAACTCCCAATTTCTTTATCCCTgctatgttccttttttttcataAAACCCAACTGCCTCTACCTGCAGAACAGGATCAAATTGTTCAGTCACTAAACTCCACCACAAAAACACCTCCCAAGAGAATCTGACTCCCACCAACCATGAAAGAACAAGATACACTATAAGGTGAAAAACAGatgcttttatttattgtattgaaaactttataaaataatttgcagtTCTACATTTGGGAAACTGCTTTGAATAACTGGGAAAACAGCTATTGCATGGGAAAACATATGAAAACCAGCTTCACTGTCTCTAGACTAGGTTCTTCTTATTGATCTCATGTCATCACAAAGCAGCAACACCAGCTTCTAGAAAAATGGATAAACAGCAAAGTCCTGCAATGAAACTAATAATTAAGGTTGAACCATACATTACACTAATACTGCAACTTTCCTACAATCATTTTCCTACCTATATAATTCTTCTTATGGGATCAACAACTAGCAAAACAAGGCAAGtttgctgaaaaacaaaattaaagacaaataaaagaatTCAACAAAACACCCAGCATTTGAGGCACTAGGAAGGGCAAGGTCTTAATATGCAGTACAAATAATAAAGCCAAGAATCTTCTACTGCTGACCAGTCTGAAGACTGAAATTCAGTAAAAGAGTTCTTTTTACTTCTCTAGGAGTGATTCTAGCTCCTCTTGCAAAGAGCTGAGTTGCTCCTTTTCTCGATCTTCCTTTTGCTTGAGCTCATCCAGTACAGCCTGAAATCTGTTCTTGAGAGCCAGATTTTCCACTTTCATGATGAGATCCTCTTGTCGTTTTGCCCTGTCCTGGGTCTCTTGGAGCTTGCCTTTCATGTTGTCAATCTGCTTCTGAATTCCCATAACCAGCTGATTGGTTCCTTCATTCTTCTGGTGCTGTTCATCTGATTCATTGAGCTTGTCCTGTAGCTGTCTCTCCAGATCTTCCTCAGTGTCAATGATGTTTATATCTTCTTCATCTTGATGCTGCGTCTCATCTTCATCCTCACTGCTGCTGCTGAGGTCATTGAATATCTCTCGAAGCTCATCATGCTCTAAGGAGTCATGGCCCTGCCTGTGACCAGACATTCCTGGAGAAGAGATATCCAGGCcttgattttctgtctcctttgtttCATCTTCAGCAATTATTTCCCACCGAGTACTAACAGCTTCAGCATCTGTACTCAGCAATCGTTTcacctctttctccacatctggAGATTCAATATACTTCTTCTTTGCTGTCTTTCGGAACCTTCTCTTCCTGACATTCTTTAGGGGCAAAGTAATTCCGTGGTTCCAGATGAactttttctctttgtccttatcttttttcttgcttgctttagGATCAGTGCTAGCAACTGGCTCCTCCACTGGAGGATAGAGATCACCATCAACTGTGGCTACAAGCATCTGAGAGATATCAGCTGTCTTGTAAAAGGTTTTCTTATCAATGGTTTTCAAGCTTTCCATAACACAGGGTAGGTCAACCAATTTTGAGGCCAATGGAACACGGTCCACTCTGACAATTCCATGACGCCCATCAGGGTGTAACTCAATTGACAGTCTGTCCTTGAGGTTGACATGACCAGACTGTACTGCCCTTCTGACAGTAGAGGCATATTCTGGAGGCAGACGTAAGATAAACTGGCTCTCCAGTTCGTGAGGAGCATCATCTTTGCTTTTactcatctttatttctttgtgacTCACTTCTCCAATAAATGCTGGTTACACTGAAAAGTTCCAGCTACTGCAACAGTTTAAAACACCAGTTTGCTATGAATTGAAATCGTTTAATTACAAAAAGTTCTCTGCAGATCAGCAGCTAAGCGTCTATTTTGCCTTAGTTTTAAGTCCAAGTCTTTTCTCTAAATATGCTGTGACTTAATACCAGTCGTTACTGACACTATGGCTTATTCACAGATTTTTCATTAAATCAGATGCAATGCCAAGTCCCAACCTCTAGGTGCCGCTGCCGGACAACGCGGATAGAGTTAGCTAGCTAC
This region includes:
- the TAF7 gene encoding transcription initiation factor TFIID subunit 7: MSKSKDDAPHELESQFILRLPPEYASTVRRAVQSGHVNLKDRLSIELHPDGRHGIVRVDRVPLASKLVDLPCVMESLKTIDKKTFYKTADISQMLVATVDGDLYPPVEEPVASTDPKASKKKDKDKEKKFIWNHGITLPLKNVRKRRFRKTAKKKYIESPDVEKEVKRLLSTDAEAVSTRWEIIAEDETKETENQGLDISSPGMSGHRQGHDSLEHDELREIFNDLSSSSEDEDETQHQDEEDINIIDTEEDLERQLQDKLNESDEQHQKNEGTNQLVMGIQKQIDNMKGKLQETQDRAKRQEDLIMKVENLALKNRFQAVLDELKQKEDREKEQLSSLQEELESLLEK